One Macrobrachium rosenbergii isolate ZJJX-2024 chromosome 10, ASM4041242v1, whole genome shotgun sequence DNA window includes the following coding sequences:
- the LOC136842676 gene encoding tubulin-specific chaperone C-like isoform X1, whose amino-acid sequence MMETNKDCTPAQLLERMKQRTEAIAQRAEQRRTEKTLNEAASENVDYFYDTFQSLKEDLELKIKQAGEVEKSQLIPHLDSMVKDVQKIQQFLNESSMFLASFQIKKAQEHINELESDVYKRIHELQPKKRFGFGKKNTEKKDKNKELKLDNTDSGKGKLKSLDKIIERQFFGFKDLSCQTLTKLAGDLENRQLNLQNLSRCTVIALGNPSTLQFASLTDCIVIVGPTSRSAFIKDCVNCKFVIACQQVRIHDTRDTDFYLHVTGAAIIENCHTVRFAPYNLQYPELGTHYKFSGLDLDTNNWDKIDDFHWLNKNEKSPNWEVIPVSSRVTDWL is encoded by the coding sequence ATGATGGAAACAAATAAGGACTGTACACCTGCCCAACTCCTTGAACGTATGAAACAAAGAACGGAGGCCATTGCTCAGAGAGCCGAGCAGCGCCGCACAGAGAAAACTCTCAACGAGGCTGCATCTGAAAATGTTGACTATTTTTATGATACCTTCCAAAGTTTGAAAGAGGACTTGGAACTGAAAATTAAGCAGGCTGGTGAAGTTGAAAAGTCTCAGTTGATACCTCACTTGGATAGCATGGTCAAAGATGTTCAAAAAATACAGCAATTTCTGAATGAATCATCAATGTTTTTAGCTTCTTTTCAGATTAAGAAAGCTCAGGAGCATATCAATGAACTTGAAAGTGATGTATATAAAAGAATCCATGAGCTTCAGCCCAAGAAGAGGTTTGGTTTTGgtaagaaaaatacagagaagaaGGACAAGAACAAAGAACTGAAGTTAGACAACACAGATTCAGGAAAGGGAAAACTAAAGTCTTTAGATAAGATAATTGAAAGGCAGTTTTTTGGTTTTAAAGATTTGTCTTGTCAAACCCTAACAAAGTTGGCAGGTGATCTTGAAAATCGACAGTTAAATCTTCAGAATTTGAGTCGCTGCACAGTGATAGCTCTAGGTAACCCTAGTACACTGCAATTTGCATCACTCACTGACTGCATAGTAATTGTAGGCCCAACTTCTAGGTCAGCCTTTATTAAGGACTGTGTAAATTGCAAATTTGTGATTGCATGTCAGCAGGTACGTATTCACGATACTAGGGACACAGACTTTTACTTGCATGTAACAGGTGCTGCAATTATAGAAAACTGCCATACAGTTCGTTTTGCACCTTACAATCTGCAGTACCCAGAGCTGGGAACACATTACAAATTCAGTGGATTAGACTTAGACACTAATAACTGGGATAAGATTGATGATTTCCATTGGCTTAATAAAAATGAGAAGTCTCCAAATTGGGAAGTTATTCCTGTAAGTAGCAGAGTGACAGATTGGTTGTGA